CCAGGATCGGCGTCCAGAACAGCAGCGCGGCGGTCAGGTAGAGCGCGTGCTCGAACGCGTGCACGTTCTCGTTCTCGAGCGCGGCCTCGTAGAGCGGCGAGAAGTGCGTGCCGTACAGCACCGCGAGGAAGAGGACCAGTGCGACGATCGGGTGCGTCAGCCAGCGCACCGGCGCGGAGCGCATCACCCGCGCCAGCGTGCTCGCCTGGCGCGCCGGCAGCGCCGCCAGCGCCAGCCGCAGCGGCGCGCCCAGCAACAGCAGCGGTGCGGCCAGGCCCGTCAGCAGCAGATGCTCGGTCATGTGCCACGAGAACGAGGCGTCGGCGAGCCGGTCGACCGGGCCCGTCAGCGCGAGCGCGATGACCACCAGACCGCTCGCGAACGCGACGATCGCCCACCGCGAGAACGACCGTCCGCGCGCGTGCGCGCGTGCCAGGCCCCAGCCGTAGAGGCACGCGGCGAGCAGCAGCAGCGCGGCGATCGTCACGTCGTCTCCGGTTCGCGTTCGTCGAAGCCGCCCTGCGCGTTGCGCACCAAAGCGACGACGCGCTCGCGCTCACGACCGTACCGCGCACGCCGCGCGGCCAGCTCGCGCGCGAACGTGGCGGCCGCGACGCCGGCCAACAGGCTGCCGAACGGAAACAGGATGCGATAGAACCAGACCACCGCGACGACCGGCATGTGCAGCGCCTGCGCGAACTGGTCGTCGCTGGCGGCCAGCGTCAGCACGACGGCCGCGGCCAGGAGCGTCACGCCGACGCCGACGCGTCGCGGCGCCAGGCTGGGCGGAACGAGCACGTCGTGTTGCGTCGCCTCGTCGTGCGTCCAGCGGCGATCGATCCACGGCCACGTGTAGAGGAAGGCGAACGCCAGCGTCGGCAGCAGGACCCCGGGCCAGAAGACCGGCGGGATCGGATGCCCGAAGATGCGCAGCTCGGTCGAGGGCCCCAAACGCAGCCCACCGTCGAGGAAGGCCGCGTACCAGTCGGGCGTGGCGGGATTCGGGACCGTCCAATCGTGATAGGGCCCGTACTGCGCGATCGGGTTGATCTCGACCAGCGTCGCCAAGAGCACGATCACGGCGACGGTGGCGGCGAACGCGGCCAGCGTGCGCAGCGCGTAGTCGGGCCAAAAGCGGCGGCCGACGACGTGCGCCGGATCGCGCACGAACTGCGTGTGCTTCTGGTAGACGAGCAGACCGAGGTGGAGCGAGAGCAGCGCCGCGATCGTCACCGGCAAGAAGTAGACGTGGATCGTGTAGAGGTGCGGGAAGAGCAGCGGTCCCGGGTAGGCGCCCCCGTTGAACACCTCGGCCACCCAGCCGCCGACGAAGGGGACCGACTCGGTGACGCTGTCGGCGATGCGCAGGCCGGTTCCGGAGAGCGCGTCGTTCGGCAACGAGTAGCCGGTGAAACCGGTCAGCGAGGCCAGCACCAGCATCGTCAGACCGATGACCCAATTGACTTCACGCGGCGCGCGGTACGCGGCGGTGAAGAAGATGCGGCCCATGTGCACGACGATCGCGGCGACGAAGACGTCGGCGCTCCAGTGGTGCACCTGGCGGATCAGGTAGCCGACCGGGGTCGCGCGCGTCAGCGCGGCGACCGAGTCGAAGGCGCGGTCGGGCGCGTCTTGATAGACGAAGGTGAGCCAGATGCCGGTCGCGACGAGCAGGATGAACGCGTAGAGCGCGAACTCGCCCAGATAGAACGACCAGTGGTCGGGATAGATCTTGGCCAGCACGAAGCGTACCGCCGCGTTGGTGCCGAAGCGGTCGTCGAAGAAGCGCGCGGTACGGCGCACGATCACAGCGTGCGCCACCAGGTGTCGGGCCCGACCGGTGCGTCGAAGTCGCCCTCGGCGACCAGGTAGCCCGCCGCGTCGGTGCCGAGCGGCAACTGCGGCAGCGGGCGCGGCGCGGGGCCCGAGACCGGACGCGCGCCGTCGGTCACGTCGAACACCGACTGATGGCACGGGCAGTAGAGCTGCTGCGAGACGCGGCGATAGATCGCGACCGGACAGCCCGCGTGCGTGCAGATCTTCGAGTAGGCGACGTTGTGCTGCTCGTCGAGCCGGATCAGCACCGCGGCCGTCTCGGGCGCGTCGACCTTGCCCTCGGGGAAGACGGTCTCGATGCCGCCGACGGCCAGATCCGTCGGCCGCAGCGGCGTTCCGGCCGGGCTGACCAGGCGCGTCCCGCGCGCCCATGCCTGCGGGCGCTGGTCGTTCCAGCGCTGCAGCGCCAGCAGCGGGACGACGCCGAGCAGTGCGAACGCGCCCAGCGTCACGCCCCACATGCGGTTGAAGACGCCGCGGCGCGAGACGACGTCCTCCGGCAGCGGCGCCAGATCGAGCGTCGGTCCGCGCGCATGGCGCGGCTCGGTCAGGTCGTTCGGCGCGTGCAGCGCGACGGCGGCGGCGCCGGCCGCGACCGCGACGGCGGCGCACGCGATGACGGTGGCGGCGCCCAGCAGCGCCGGACTGGCGTGCAGCGCCGCCGCGACGATGCAGCCCACGACCGCCAGCACGGCGAGGATCAGGGTGGCGCGCGTCATCGGATCAGGTAGATCGTCGACCACACCGCGAGCCAGACGATGAAGACGAAGTGCCAGTAGTACGCGATCGCCTCGACGCCGGCGTGGGCGTCGCGCGTGAAGGCCGGCTTGCCCAAGAACAGCGTGAGGGCGAAGAGCAGGATCGCGCCGGCCAGGACGTGCGCGAGATGCGTGCCGGTCAGGCAGTAGAAGAGCGTCCCGTAGGCGTCGGTGTTCACCTTGAAGTTCGAGCGCGACCAGTCGTCGAGCGCGATATAGGCGAAGCCGAGCGCGAAGAACAGCGTGAGCACCAGCATCGCGCGCGCGACGACGCGGCGGCCGCGGCCGGCCGCGACCTGCGCGATCCCCATCGTCACGCTGCCCAGGCCCAGCAGTATGGTGCCGAAGGTGGCCGTCGCGACGTCGAGCTGCGCCCCCACCGGCGGCCAAGTGCTCGCCTGCCCGCGCAGGTCGTAATACGCGGCCAGCAGTCCCGCGAACAGCATCGACTCGGACGCGAGGAAGATGACGACGCCGAACACGAGGGGATGCGCGCGTACCGGCAACGGTCGCATGGCGTTCCCCTACCCACGCGTTCACGCGACGAAAACCGGGGTACGAGACCGGCGTGCACGGTCATGTGTGGCCCGCTGCCGTCACCACGCAGGCGTCGGCGATGACCTCGGATTGGGTGTTGTTCATCGCCTGCGGTGCCGGCGTTGCGCTGCTGGTCTGGGGGCTGATCCTATTCGCCGTGTTCCGCTGGCGCGTGCGGTCGTCGGACGACGGCGGGCTGCCGCCGCAGTTCAGCTCGAACAACGTGCTCGAGATCAGCTGGACGCTGATCCCGCTGGCGCTGGTCATCGCGCTGTTCGTGTTCACCTACCGGGTCGAGGCGCGGGTCGAGGCCGTCACCCCGCGGCCGGCGGTCTCCGTCGACGTGACCGGGTTCCGCTGGGGCTGGACGTTCGCGTACGCGGGCGGCCCGACGATCACCGGGACGGCGCTCGCGCCGCCGCAGCTGGTGCTCCCGGCCGGCGAGACGACGCGCATCTCGATCACCTCGAGCGACGTCAACCACGCGTTCTGGGTGCCGGCCTTCCTGTTCAAGCGCGACGCCATCCCCGGGCTGGTGACGACCTTCGACCTGCGGCCGGTCGAGACGGGCACGTTCCAGGGGCACTGCGCGGAGTTCTGCGGCCTGCAGCACGCGCTGATGGGCTTCACCGTGCGCGTCGTCTCGCCGGCCGACTACACCGCTTGGCTCCACGGAGGGCACACGTGAGCGCCACCACCGCGCCGCGCATCGAGGCCGAGTCGAACGATCTGCTCGGCTGGCTGACGACGACCGATCACAAGCGGATCGGCATTCTGTACCTGACGACGAGCCTGGCCTACTTCGCCGTCGCCGGCCTGCTGGCGATCGCGATTCGCACCCAGCTGGCCCGGCCGGACAACGCCGTCGTCACCCCGGAGCAGTACGCGCAGCTCTTCACGCTGCACGGCACCGCGATGATCTTCTTGGTCGTCGCGCCGTTCGCGCTCGGGTTGGCGAACTTTCTGATCCCGCTGCAGATCGGCGCGGCCGACATGGCCTTCCCGCGCCTGAACGCGACCTCGTACTGGATGTTCCTCTTCGGCGGGTTGACGGTTTTCGCCGGCGCCGCGACCAACGAGGGTGCCGCCGGGAACGGCTGGACCTCGTACGCGCCGCTCTCCGAGATCGCGATCAGCACCGGCCTGGGGCAAGACTTGTGGATCGTCGGGATCTTCCTGGTCTCGGTGGCGACGATCCTGACCGCGATCAACTTCGTGACGACGGCGTTCATCTATCGCGCGCCGGGGATGACGATGTGGCGGATCCCGATCTTCACCTGGGAGATGATCGCGACGTCGCTGCTGATCTTCATGGCGTTCCCGTCGCTGGCGGCGGACCTGGAGCTGCTGTTCGTCGACCGGAACCTGGGCGGCCACGCCTTCGATCCGGCCTACGGCGGCAACGCGCTGCTCTGGCAGCACCTGTTCTGGTTCTTCGGGCACCCCGAAGTCTACGTGATGATCTTGCCGTACTTCGGGGTCGTGAGCGAGATCATCCCGGTCTTCTCGCGCAAGCCGATCTTCGGCTACACGGGGCTGGTGCTGGCGGCGTTCGCCATCGCCGGGTTGTCGATGGGCGTGTGGGCGCACCACATGTTCACCAGCGGCGCGGTCGACGACCCGTTCTTCAGCGCGGTCTCGTTCCTGATCGCGGTTCCGACCGGGGTCAAGTTCTTCAACTGGATCGCGACCATGTGGCGCGGCCGGATCGTGCTCGCGACGCCGATGCTGTTCTGTATCGGCTTTCTGATCAACTTTCTGCTGGGCGGCGTGACGGGCGTGATGATCGCCTCGCCGCCGATCGACTTCCAAGCGCACCAGTCGTACTTCATCGTCGCGCACATGCACTACGTGCTCGGCGGCGGCAGCCTGTTCGCGATCTTCGCCGCGTTGTTCTTCTGGTGGCCGAAGATGTTCGGCGTCAAGCTCGACGAGACGCTGGGCAAGGTCTGCTTCTGGCTGCTGTTCGTCGGTTTCAACGTGACCTTCTTCCCGATGCACCTGAGCGGGCTGTACGGGATGGCGCGTCGCGTCTACACCTATC
The Candidatus Sulfotelmatobacter sp. genome window above contains:
- a CDS encoding cytochrome c oxidase subunit 3 produces the protein MRPLPVRAHPLVFGVVIFLASESMLFAGLLAAYYDLRGQASTWPPVGAQLDVATATFGTILLGLGSVTMGIAQVAAGRGRRVVARAMLVLTLFFALGFAYIALDDWSRSNFKVNTDAYGTLFYCLTGTHLAHVLAGAILLFALTLFLGKPAFTRDAHAGVEAIAYYWHFVFIVWLAVWSTIYLIR
- a CDS encoding cytochrome b N-terminal domain-containing protein, with the protein product MAHAVIVRRTARFFDDRFGTNAAVRFVLAKIYPDHWSFYLGEFALYAFILLVATGIWLTFVYQDAPDRAFDSVAALTRATPVGYLIRQVHHWSADVFVAAIVVHMGRIFFTAAYRAPREVNWVIGLTMLVLASLTGFTGYSLPNDALSGTGLRIADSVTESVPFVGGWVAEVFNGGAYPGPLLFPHLYTIHVYFLPVTIAALLSLHLGLLVYQKHTQFVRDPAHVVGRRFWPDYALRTLAAFAATVAVIVLLATLVEINPIAQYGPYHDWTVPNPATPDWYAAFLDGGLRLGPSTELRIFGHPIPPVFWPGVLLPTLAFAFLYTWPWIDRRWTHDEATQHDVLVPPSLAPRRVGVGVTLLAAAVVLTLAASDDQFAQALHMPVVAVVWFYRILFPFGSLLAGVAAATFARELAARRARYGRERERVVALVRNAQGGFDEREPETT
- the ctaD gene encoding cytochrome c oxidase subunit I: MSATTAPRIEAESNDLLGWLTTTDHKRIGILYLTTSLAYFAVAGLLAIAIRTQLARPDNAVVTPEQYAQLFTLHGTAMIFLVVAPFALGLANFLIPLQIGAADMAFPRLNATSYWMFLFGGLTVFAGAATNEGAAGNGWTSYAPLSEIAISTGLGQDLWIVGIFLVSVATILTAINFVTTAFIYRAPGMTMWRIPIFTWEMIATSLLIFMAFPSLAADLELLFVDRNLGGHAFDPAYGGNALLWQHLFWFFGHPEVYVMILPYFGVVSEIIPVFSRKPIFGYTGLVLAAFAIAGLSMGVWAHHMFTSGAVDDPFFSAVSFLIAVPTGVKFFNWIATMWRGRIVLATPMLFCIGFLINFLLGGVTGVMIASPPIDFQAHQSYFIVAHMHYVLGGGSLFAIFAALFFWWPKMFGVKLDETLGKVCFWLLFVGFNVTFFPMHLSGLYGMARRVYTYPANGPLPELNMIATIGSYVMLLGVLVFVWDVIVSTRRHEPVPDDPWGGYSLEWATSSPPPEHNFDSLPPIHSERPVFDARHPELTPP
- a CDS encoding cytochrome c oxidase assembly protein, producing the protein MTIAALLLLAACLYGWGLARAHARGRSFSRWAIVAFASGLVVIALALTGPVDRLADASFSWHMTEHLLLTGLAAPLLLLGAPLRLALAALPARQASTLARVMRSAPVRWLTHPIVALVLFLAVLYGTHFSPLYEAALENENVHAFEHALYLTAALLFWTPILAVAPAPHAPSHPLRIMTLFLAMPTCAFLGFAFYVARHVLYPHYAAMPGALADQRDAGTVMWLGGGVPLFLALLWCVGDWGARERRLAT
- the coxB gene encoding cytochrome c oxidase subunit II, with the protein product MHGHVWPAAVTTQASAMTSDWVLFIACGAGVALLVWGLILFAVFRWRVRSSDDGGLPPQFSSNNVLEISWTLIPLALVIALFVFTYRVEARVEAVTPRPAVSVDVTGFRWGWTFAYAGGPTITGTALAPPQLVLPAGETTRISITSSDVNHAFWVPAFLFKRDAIPGLVTTFDLRPVETGTFQGHCAEFCGLQHALMGFTVRVVSPADYTAWLHGGHT
- a CDS encoding Rieske (2Fe-2S) protein, with translation MTRATLILAVLAVVGCIVAAALHASPALLGAATVIACAAVAVAAGAAAVALHAPNDLTEPRHARGPTLDLAPLPEDVVSRRGVFNRMWGVTLGAFALLGVVPLLALQRWNDQRPQAWARGTRLVSPAGTPLRPTDLAVGGIETVFPEGKVDAPETAAVLIRLDEQHNVAYSKICTHAGCPVAIYRRVSQQLYCPCHQSVFDVTDGARPVSGPAPRPLPQLPLGTDAAGYLVAEGDFDAPVGPDTWWRTL